The DNA sequence TCTGGCGGTCAAACAAGTACGCCACGCCAGGCTGGGTGGCCGAGCTGGCCGAAAGCAGCCACAGCCGCTCGTCGGTGGTGTTCGACACGGGCACCACATCCAGCCCCGGCAGCTGCCGGCCCACGTTGGCAAAGTCCTGCTCGAAGGCCTTGTCCTTCCACACGCGGCGCAGGCGGTCGTCCTCAAAGCTCACGAACACCGGCTCGTGCGTCTTCTCCGAAAGCACCAGCCCGCCCACGTCCACGCGTCGGAGCGGGTCGGCCTGGTAGGGCTGCTCCTGGCCGGTGGTGGGGTCGAGTAGCATAATTTCGGTCAGGTTACGGGCCGCGCCGCGGTTGGTGGTCAGGTACACATGCTGGTTGTCTTTGGCGAAGCCTTCCACCGCGCTCTGCTCGTCAATCGAGGTTTTGTAGAAAGGCGCCAGCTGGTTGCCCTCCACGCGCAGCCACTCGGTGCTGCCGTCGGGGTTGGCGCGGGCGGCCAGCCGCAGCTGGTCGTTCCAGTCGAACACCCAGCTGCTGATGCGGTCGGTATTTGGGCGCACCAACGTTTTCTCGCCCGTGGCCAGGTTCAGCTTATACAGGTCGTGCCAGGCCTTGTCGCGGTCATTCAGGCCGATGTAGAGCGTGTTGGGGTCGGTCAGGGGCACGTTGAGAATCTGCACCTGCACGCCCTTCAGGCCCGTGAGGTCGCGGGCGGCGGGCACGGCTTGGCCGGCCGCCGGGGCCCCCGCCGGGTTCACGGCGTAGATGTTGAAATTCTCGTCGCCGCCCTTGTCCTGCGCGTACAGCAAATACTTGCCGTCGCGGCTCCAGAAGTAGGTGCGCACCGGCCGCGCTTGTTCGCTAGTCATGGGCCGGGCACTGGTGAAGGGGGCCCGCAACTCTTTCACCCACAAGTTGCGGGTGCCCTGGTAGGGCTTGATAAAGGATAGGAATTTGCCGTCGGGCGAGAGTTGGGCCCCCGAAATCTCAGGGTCGCCAAACAGCAGTTCGCGGTCGATTATTGGCGGCAAAGTGGCCTGGGCCACCGCTAGGCGCGCGGGTACGGCCAGCGCCCAGGCCAGCAGCAGTATGGGGAGGAGCTTACGCATGGCTATCAAAAAAAACTGAGGTGAAGCACTAGCTGCTAGTTACTAATTTATAGCCATATAGTAATACATTAAGCCGCGGAACCGCCCCGGGCCCCCGGGCGCAGGCCCCACCTGCCACCTGAAAAATGCCCTTGCTGCCTGCCTTGGGTATCCTGGGGGCCTGATTTTGCGCCCGGTTGCTGCCCCGGAGCCCAAGTGGCGGCGGCCTACTGGCAACTGCTGCTGCCTGTGCTGCGGCAAACTGGCCAGTGCACTGCCGCCGCTCTCGGTTTGGCCCGTGCTCCGCGCTGGGCCGGGGCCCCAGTCGCCACGGGGCCCCGGCCCAGCGGTGGCTTAGCCGCCGGGCACAAGGTAAAGCATTGATAGGACTAACGCAAAATGTTGCCTTTCAGGCCAAGCGAGGTGGCCCGTCGGTAGTAAACAGCTGTTAATGAGTAATAAAGCCCCAGCGGGGCGGCCCTGGGGTGTGGGTCGCCCCACTGGGGCTTTGACTTTACTAGCACTTACGCAACCGGGCATCCAATAGCCCCAGCGGGGCGGTCTTTCGGTAATAAGTAATTGATTAGTAGAACTAAATTCCCGGCGGGGCGACCCTAACGATTGGGTCGCTCCGCCGGGGCTTTAACGTTTACTTACAGCCATTTACTGCCAACAGGCCGCCCCGCTGGGGCTAAAAGGCATCGTTTTGCGTAGTCCTATTTACTAATCAATTGCTCGCTACCAACGGGCCGCCCCCCTGGGGCCACTGGATGCCCCAGTGCGTAATTCCTGATTGCTTGCTTACCGGCTGCCCCGTCAGTCAGATCATCAGAATGGCCGGGGGACGGCACCGCCTTCGCACAGACGGCGGCGTGAAGCTGCTCACCGGCGTACAGCTCCTGTGCGCGACGGTCACCAATCACCCGGCCAGTGCCGCCCGCCTGGTGCCAGCCGTGGGCTATAGCTTCAAGCAAGCCAAACACTTGCTGCGCTGCAAGCAGCGTGCGCCGCGGCCTATAAAGTTTGCGCTGTGGGCTGGGCTAGAATTTCCAGGCTGGGGGGGCGGGGCGGCCAGCGCCCCCGGCTTGGTCGCGGTCGTCGTCCTCGCTGTCATCGTCGCTCTCGCTGTCGTTGTTTTCCTCGTCGTCTTCCTCGTCGGTGTCGTCTTCGGGTATTTCCTCATCGTCCGTTTCGTCGTTTTCCTCGTCGGGCTCGGGGCCCTCTTCGTCATTGTCGAGGTCGTCAAATACGCGGTCGAGCGAGGCTTCGGCGTGGCGCAGCTTATGGCGGCAGCGGCGGATGAGTTCGGCCGAGCGCTCAACGCGGGCCGTGAGGTCGTCCACATCCACGGCATCGGTTTCGAGGGCACGCAGGATGGTTTCGAGTTCGGCTAAAGATTCGGCGTAGGTGGGCATGGGGGAAGCAGGAATGCGGCTGGGAAGGTAGGCGGGTTGTCAGTTGCTCGTTGTCAATTGTCAGTCAATAATTTATAAGTTCACTAACAACTGACAACTAAGGATGCGAAGGTGGACGGGCCGCGCTTAGCGCTTGGCTTGCAGGGCCCAGAGGCGGCGTTCGGCGCGGTGCAGGTGGCGGGTGGCGGCCAGCTCCAGCCGGTAGCGCAGGTGCAGCAGGTGCTCGCGCCGCCGCTGGTGGTGGCGGGCAAAGCGCTGCTGCAAAGCCCGGGCGCGCTGGCGCAGCAGCAGCAGCTCGTGGGCCAGGACCCGGCGCGCGGCGCGCGGCACCTGGTGGCGGAAGCGCTCGAGGCGCTGGGCCTGCTGCCGCAGCTGTTCGCGGGGGCCCTGGGCGGCCTGGCGGGCGCGCTGGTGCAGGGCGGCGCGGCCAGCGGCCAGGTGGCGCTGCCCGGCGGCGCGGCCCCGGGCCGTGAGGCGGTCGAGGTGGGCGTGGCGTTGGCGCAGGTGGTGGCCGGCGGCCGTACGGATTTTGGTGGCCAAGTGGTGCAGCAGGCCATCGACCCGCGCCAGGCGCTCGACCAGAAAGGCCGCCACGGCGGTGGGCGTTTTCAGGGCCTGGTATGCCGTTAGGTCGGCCAGGGCCTCGTCGCGCTCGTGGCCGATGCCCGTGAGTACAGGCAGCGGGAAGGCGCCCACAGCGGCGGCTAGGCCGTAGTCGTCGAAGGCCAGCAAATCGGTTTTGCTGCCCCCGCCGCGGATAATTACCACGGCCTCGAACTGCCCGCGCCGGGCCCGCACCGCATCCAGCGCCGCCCGGATGCTGGCGGGAGCCTCGTCGCCCTGCATCATGGCCGGGAACAGGGTGAGGGCGAAATCGTAGGGCGCTTCTTCTAATTGGCGCACAAAATCCTGGAAGCCCGCGGCGGTGGGGGAGGAGATGACCGCCAGCCGCTGCGGGGCCAGGGGTAGGGCTAGCCGCTTCTGCCGCTCCAGCAAGCCCTTTATTTCGAGGGTTTGCAGGGCCAGCAGGCGCTGGCGGGCCAGCTCGCCCACGGTGTAGCTGGGGTCAAGGGCCAGCACGTCGAGGCTCAGGCCGTATTGCTCGTGGAAGCGCAGCTGCACCCGCAGCAGCAGCCGTAGGCCCGGGCGCAGGGCCTGGCCGGTGTGCGCCTCGAAGGCCGGTACCACCTGCTGGTAGCGCTGGCTCCAGAGCGTGGCGCGGGCCTGCGCCTTGGTGGGTTGGCCGCGCTCGTCGGTGGCCTGCTCGGTGAGGGTGAGGTAGCAGTGGCCCCCGGCGAAGCGCGGCCGGGTGAGGTCGGCTACCTCGGCCACTACCCAGTACGACTCGGGAAACTGGCGGTGCAGGGCCAGGCGCACGCGGCCCAGCAGCTCGGCTAGCCCCAGCGGGGCGGGCGGCGGGGGCACAGGCACGGGCGCTTCGGAACGGCGGTTGTAGAGCGGCATGGCCGCAAGATACAAGCAGGCCCCCCCGCGGGTTTGGGGGGCCCCGGAATGTGGGCCGGACGGCGCACGGCTTATGTACTTTATGCCTTTACTTTGCGCCCATCTAAATTTTGGCGCGGGCGCTGGCCACGGCGCCCCATCTTTCCCTTTTTTCTTATGTCAAAAGCATCCCACCTGCCCCTGGCGGCCGTGGCCGCTGCCGCGCTGGCCCTGGCCAGCTGCGCCAGCAGCAAGCCCGCTGCTACGGCCGCCGCGCCCGCGCCGGCCGCCCCACCCGTTGCCGCCGCCCCTGCCCCCGACCCCGTGGTGAAGGGCGTCGGCCTCGACCTGACCGGCATGGACACATCGGTGAGCCCATGCGATGATTTCTACCACTACACGTCGGGCAACTGGATGAAGAACACGCCCATCCCGGCCGCTGAGAGCGGCTGGGGCTCGTTCAACATCCTCGCCGAGCGCAACAACGCCACGCTGCGCGCCATTCTGGATGAGTCGGCCCAGCAGGCCCCTACGGCCACCAAGGGCTCGAACCTGCAAAAGGTGGGCGACTTCTACGCCGCCGCCATGGATTCGGCCGCCATCAACAAAGCCGGCCTGCGCTACCTCGCGCCCCATTTGGCCCGCATCGACGCGGTGAAAAACCTGGCCGAGATGCAGCGCCTGCTCTCCGACCCGACCATCTCGCTCGGTGGCGCGTGGTTCGAGTCGGGCGTGTCGCCCGACGATAAAATCAGCTCGCAGTATGCGGTGCAGTTTTCGCAAGGCGGCCTCTCGCTGCCCAACCGCGACTACTACCTCGACCAGGACGCGCGCTCGAAATCCATCCGCGCCGCGTACCAGACCTATCTGGTGAACACCTTCAAGCTGCTCGGCGAGTTCGACGCCGCCGCCAAGGCCCACGCCGCCGCCGTCATGCGCATCGAGACGCGCCTGGCCAAGGCCAGCAAAAAGCCCGTGGACCTGCGCGACCCCTACGCCAACTACAACAAGCTGACGGTGGCCCAGGCCAACAAGGCCTTCCCGAACCTCAACCTGCCGCTGATGCTGAAGGCCGAGGGCCTGGGCACGGCCAAGGAAGTGATTGTGGGCCAGCCCGCATTCCTAAAAGAGGTGAGCGCCATGCTGAAATCGGAGCCGCTGCTCGACCAGAAAACCTACCTGCGCTGGCACCTCACCAGCAGCCTGGTGGGGGCCCTGCCGCAGCAGTTCGGCGACGAGCGGTTCCGCTTCGCGCAGGTGCTGAGCGGCGTCAAGCAGCAGCAGCCCCGCTGGAAGCGCATGCTGCGCAGCACCGACGGGGCCCTGGGCGAAGCCTTCGGCCAGATTTACGTGGAGAAGGCCTTCTCGCCCGCCGCCAAGGCCCGCGCCAAGGAGATGATTGAGAACCTGCGCACCGCCTATGCCGAGCGCATCAACGCCACGGATTGGATGAGCGCCGCTACCAAGGTGGAGGCCATCAAGAAGCTGAACGCCTTCGCCGTGAAAATTGGCTACCCCGACAAGTGGAAGGACTACTCGGCCCTCACCATCACCCGCGCCAGCTACCTGAACGACGTGCTGGCCGCCCGCGCCTGGGCCACCCACGACAACCTGAAGAAGTTCGGCAAGCCGATTGACCGCACCGAGTGGGGCATGACGCCGCCCACGGTGAATGCCTACTACAACCCGGGCATGAACGAAATCGTGTTCCCGGCCGGCATTTTGCAGCCCCCGTTCTACGACCCTAAGGCCGACGACGCGGTGAACTACGGCGGCATCGGCGCCGTGATTGGCCACGAAATGACCCACGGCTTCGACGACCAGGGCCGCCAGTACGATTCCCAGGGCAACCTGAAGGACTGGTGGACCAAGGAGGACGGTGAGAAATTTAACGCCCGCGCCGCCGTGGTGGGCAAGCAGTTTGATGCCTACTCGCCCCTGGATTCGGTGCACGTGAACGGTAAGCTGACGATGGGCGAAAACCTCGCCGACCTCGGGGGCCTCACCATCGCCTACCAGGCGTTTGAGAAAACCCCGCAGGCCAAGGAGCAGGCTAAGCTCGACGGCTTCACGCCCGAGCAGCGCTTCTTCCTGAGCTGGGCCCAGGTGTGGCGCAGCAACGAGCGCCCCGAGGCCACCCGGATGGGCATCCTCACCGACCCGCACGCGCCCAACCAGTTCCGCACCATCGGGCCCCTGCAAAACATGCCCGAGTTCTACAAAGCCTTCGGCTGCCAGGACAACTCCAAAATGGTGCGCGCCCAGGCCGACCGCGCCAAAATCTGGTAACGAATTGTTTGAATCCGCTTTTTTAGAAGCCCTGTTGCCAGCCCTGGCGACGGGGTTTTTTGTTGCGCCCGGGGCCCCTAGCACTCACTTCCGGAGCGCGGTGTGGCGACGCCCAGGGGCCTTAGCGCCCATTCAGCCGTTGCGCAGCTGGGGCGTGGGCTGCTGCCGTTGGGCGCGGGCGCTTAGCCAGGCCCGCACTGGGGCGTCGTAAAACCGCAGGGCGGCCCAGGCCAGCACTAGAAAAAAGCCGAAGAGCGCGCCCATCATCGCCGCCGCCCGCGGGAAGGACGGGTTTGTGGCATTCACCCAGTGCGCGAAGATTTCGACAAACGGAAAGTGCAGCAGGTAGAGTGGGTAGGACAGCCGCCCGGCCGCCCGGCACAGGCCCCCCAATCGCCCCGCGGAGTAGGTGCCCGCCCCCGCCGCTACAATGAACGGAAACACCACCACCACGCAAAATGCCTCGTAGGGCCCCGCGGGCTGGAATGCCGGCGCCGCCAGCACGGCCCCCAGCAGCACCGATAGCACCCAATAGGCCCCGGGCAAGCGGATGCGAATACCACGGCGGTACAGCAGCAGCCCGGCCGCAAACGGAAACGCCACCCGCACCGGCGCCATCCGCAGGTTGTCCCAGCGCCAGCCGCCGTGCAGGTGGCCGTGGTGCACCGCCAATACTACCAGGGCCGTGCCCGCCAGCGCCACTACGGCCAGCAACGCCCGGGGCCCCAGGCGCCGCCCCACGAGTGCATAGGCTATGTTAGCTAGGTATTCTTGCAGCAGCGACCAGCCCGGGCTGTTAAGCTGGGTCATTGCAATGCGGTTGGGCAGGGGTGGAGAGGGCAGTAGCAGGGCCCCCAGGGCCATGCTCAGCACAAGCTGTAGCCCCGCGCCGCGCTGCAGGCCCTCCACGTACGGGTCGAACCAGTAGCAGAGGGCCGCCACTGCAACGCCCAGCACCACCAGCGGGTGCAGGCGCACGAGGCGCAGCCGCAGAAAGTCGCGGACGGTAAGGGCCGGCCAACGGTCGTCGTAGGCGTAGCCCACCACGAAGCCCGACAGCAAAAAGAAGAAATCCACCGCCAGGTACCCGTGCCGCAGCGGGTTATCTTGGTAGTTGTGGAAGAAGCTGCCCAGCAGGTGAAACGCCACTACGAGCAACGCCGCCGTGCCGCGCAAGCCGTCTAAAACCTCAAAGTGCCGCTTCATCAAGCCGTTGTGTCGAATGGGAACGGCCGCAAGGTAGCGCGTCGGGCCAGCCCGCGCCCGATGGGCTAGGTGCGGTAAAGGCGCGCTACCGATGCCATAATCTTGTAGGGCTCTGGGCCGCTCGCTCTTGCAACGCTTGTTAAGAAATGATGTCCTTGCGCTTACTTCACCGTATTCTCTTCTTCAAAGCCAACTCTCCCTCCTATGTTTTCAACCACTATTGTGCGCCGGTTGGGCCTGGCTGCGCTGGGCTTGAGCGGTGTAGCCGCGGCCGTGGCGGCCGGGCCGCCCGCCAAGCCCAAGCCCAAGCCCGTTCCGCCCCAGCAGGGCATCGGCATCAACCTGGCCAACATCGACAACTCGGTGCAGCCCTGTGAGGATTTCTTTCACTACGCCAATGGCAACTGGCTGAAAAACAACCCGGTGCCCGCTGCGGAATCGCGCTGGGGCTCGTTCAACGAGCTGGGCGACCGCAACCAGGCCATTGAGAAGCGCATTCTGATGAAGGCCGCCGCCGGGGCCCGCGCCGCCAAGCCGGGTTCGAACGAGCAGAAAGTGGGCGACTTCTATGCGGCCGCCATGGACTCGATGGCCATCGAGCGCGCCGGCCTGAAGTATCTGCAGCCGCGCCTGACGCAGATTGCCGGCCTGAAAAGCCTGGCCGCCATTCAGCAGTACATGGCCAGCCCGAAGTCAATGTCGACCGGCTGGTACGGCATGGGCGTGGGGCAAGACAGCAAAAACAGCACGGTGTACGCAGTGCAGCTGCGCCAGGGCGGCTTGGGCCTCGGCGACCGCGACTACTACCTGAAGGACGACGCGCGCTCGAAAGCCGTGCGCGCGGGTTATAAAATCTACATGACCAGCATTTTCCAGCTGCTGGGCGATGCGCCGGCGCTGGCCGCCACCAACGCCGAGGCCGTCATCGGGCTCGAAACCAAGCTGGCCCAGGTCAGCCGGAGCCGCGTGGACCTGCGCGACCGCCTCAAGAACTACAACAAGGTGCCCGTGGCCCAGGCTGTGAAGGACTACCCGAATCTGAACCTGCCGCTGCGCCTCAAGGACGCGGGCCTCGCCGGGGCCCAGGACGTCATCATCGGCCAGCCCGAGTTTCTGGCGGCTGTGAACACGCTGCTGGCCAGCACGCCCATTGCCGACCAGCAGCAGTACCTGCGCTGGAACCTGGCGTCGGACGTGACGTCGGCCCTGCCCAAGGTTTACGGCGACGCCGCCTTCCGCTTCCAGCAAGTGCTGACGGGCGCCAAGCAGCAGCAGCCCCGCTGGAAACGCTCGTTGCGCGCCACCGATGGGGCCCTGGGCGAAGCCTTCGGCCAGCTCTACGTAGATGAAGCTTTCTCGCCCGCCGCCAAGGCCCGCGCCAAGCAGATGGTAGAAAACCTGCGCGCCGCCTACGCCGAGCGCATCATGGCCACCGATTGGATGAGCGCCGACACTAAGAAGGAGGCCATCCAGAAGCTGAATGGCTTTGCCGTGAAAATTGGCTACCCTGATAAGTGGAAGGACTACTCGAAGCTGAAAATCGTCCGCGAGAGCGCGCTGCAAAACCTGTTTGCCACCTCCGAGTGGCGCCGCCAGGATAACCTGGGCAAATTTGGCAAGCCAATTGACCGCATGGAATGGGGCATGACGCCGCCCACTGTGAACGCCTACTACAACTCGAGCCTGAATGAAATTGTGTTCCCGGCCGGCATTTTGCAGCCGCCGTTCTACGACCCCAAGGCCGACGACGCGGTGAACTACGGCGGCGTGGGCGCGGTGATTGGCCACGAAATGACCCACGGCTTCGACGACCAGGGCCGCCGCTCGGACGCCAAGGGCAACTTGCGCGACTGGTGGACCAAGGAAGACAACGAGAAGTTCACGGCCAAGGCCGACATGGTGGGCAAGCAGTACGACGCCTTCATGCCGCTGGACTCGGTGCACGTGAACGGCAAGCTGACGATGGGCGAGAACCTGGCCGACATTGGGGGCCTCACCATCGCCCACCAAGCGTTCCAGAAGACGCAGCAGGCTAAGGGCGGCCAGAAAATCGACGGCTTCACGCCCGAGCAGCGTTTCTTCCTGGGCTGGGCCCAGATCTGGCGCGCCAACTCGCGTCCCGAGTACGTGCGCCAGCAAGTGCAAACCGACCCGCACTCGCCCGAGCAGTTCCGCACCAACGGCCCGCTCATGAACATGCCCGAGTTCTACGAAGCCTTCGGCTGCAAGGACGGCAGCAAAATGGTGCGCGCCACCGCCGACCGCTCGCGCATCTGGTAAGCTCTTAACAGCAAGGATTTACAAAAAAACCCAGCCAAACAGGCTGGGTTTTTTTGTGGCCGCTGGGGGCCCTATTTCACCACTTCCACTTTCATCGTGATGTCCTGCACGGGCCATTTGTCGGGCTCCACGGGTACTTGCGAAATCTTGTTCACCACGTCCTGGCCCTCGGTTACCTCGCCAAACACCGTGTACTGGCCGTCGAGCGAGGGCGTGCCGCCCACTGTAGCGTAGGCGCGCAGCTGCGCAGGCGTCAGGCGGCGGGGCGTCATGGCCTGGGCCTGGCGGGCGTCGAGCTTTTCGCCCATCACGAAGAAAAAATCGGTGTTCGATGAGAGCCGGCCGGGGTTTTCGTCATCGTCGTAGCGGGCCATGCCCAAGGCCCCCTGGTGGTGGAAGTGGCCGGGCCGGAACTCGGGCGGCAGGCGGTAGCGGTGCAGCCGGATGGTGCGGGGCCCCGCCGTTTGGCCGCCCTGCACGGCAAAGCCCCGCACCACGCGGTTGAACATGGTTTCGCTGAACACGCCCTTGCGGGTGAGCAGCAGGAAGTTGGCCTTGTGGATGGGCGTATCGTCGTACAAGTGTACCCGGATTTTGCCGAAGCGCGTGGTGAACAGCACTTCCGAGCCGGGGTACTGCTTCCCGTAGGCGAGCAGCGCGGCCGGCGCCGTTTCATCGGTAAGGGCGGCGATGTCGGGGCCCGGTACCACGGGCCGGGCGGCGGGCGCGGCGGCGGGCGGCGGGGCCTGGTGGCAGGCGGCGGCCAGCAGCGCCACGGCCAGCGCCGCGGGCGCCAAACGGAGGGAAGGAAACATACGGGAGAGGGAACGGGACGGCAACGGCGGGCAAGATACTACGGCCGCCAGGGCCCCGGGGCCCCCGCCCGGCCGTAAAAAAGCCCGTGCCGGGCGGCACGGGCTCTTCGGTTAGGCAAAGCGCCTGGTTGCGCAGCGGCCGGCCCGCCGGGGCCCCAGCCCGCGCTACCAGGGAATGGCGGTGCTGGTGGTTTTGGTCTTGGTGGTGCCGCCGGGGCCCTTGCTCTTGGTTTTGACCTTGACTGGGGCGGTGGCTTTGGCCGTGGCTTTGGCCGTGGCTTTGGCGGGGGCCCCGGCCGGGGCGGCGCCGGGGTCGGGCGTGGCTGGGGTTTCGGGCACGTCCTCGGCCTGCACGGCGGGGGCCTCTTGGGCGGCCTTTATTTCGTCGGGGTTTTCTACGCGTTTTTCGGTGCGCTGGGCAAGCAATAGGTGGTCTTGCGCGAGGGTGTTTTTCTTAGCAGCGGCCAGCTCGGTTTCCAGGCGCACTTTCTCGTCTTTGCTGAGGCGGTTGGGTGTCATGAGCTGGTTGAGGTCGGGCTTGCCACCGTTTTGCCAGGCCGTGAGCCAGAGCGAGGCCACCGCCGTGGGGGCCAGCTTGAGGCGGTTGGCCACCATGCCGCCCACCAGCTTCTCGTACTCGGCCGCGAAGGCGTCGGAGTAGCGGCGCTGGGTTTTGCCGTAGCGGTGCGAAAACGTGTAGCGCTCGGGCCCCGGCATCATTTTTTCCACCTTGCTAACCCGGTCAAACGTCTCGGTCAGGAAGCCGTAGCTGCGCTGCACCGTGCCCCAGGCCTCGGCCAGCGGGTCTTTTACGTAGGAAGCCGGCTCGTAGGTGATATTGTACTCGGTGATGTACTTCTCGGGCAGGGCGCTTTCCCAGAGGCTGTGCAGGCCGGCCTGGTTCGTCAGCTGCCCGTCGTAGTTGATGGTGGTGTGCAGCGGCACGAAGGCGTCGCTCACGTAGTGCCCCAGCTCGGCCGAATACTTGATGATGGCCACCGTGTCGTGCTCCCGGAAGGCGTTGGTGAGCTTTTCGGTGTTTTCGGCGATGGCCCACGGCACGGTGCCGTACTTTTTCAGCGTGTCAGCCGAGAATTTTTCCACCGCCGCCGCATAGTCCTGCGGCACCTTGCCGAAGGGGTTGTCCTCCGAGTAGTGGTCCATGTCGATGAAGTGGCGGCTGGCCTCGTCGGGGTCGGTGTTGCGGCGCTCGTCGGGGGCCGTGCTTTGGCGCACCAGCTCGGGCAGGTGGCGGAAATAAAATGCCTGCATGCTGCCGGGCAGCCGGTACACGGCCACCTGCGTGATGAGGCGGTGGCCAAAAAAGCCCCAGGCCCCGGCCGAGCCCACCGCCAGCAGCGCCAGCACGACCGGTAAGAATAATTTTTTCATAAGGAAGTAAAATAGGATAAATGCCGCTAAGAGCGGTTTGCCAGCGAAGGTCGGCAGAAGCAGGCATTTGTTGGGTGCCGGGCCCCAAAAAGTAGTAACCGGTGGCTGGGCCACGCGAAATAACCACCAACCTACAAGGGCACAGCCCCGTTGTAGACCTGGGCCGGCCCGGTAATATTCCGCGATTACGCGCCCACATAATTAGAGAATCGCATCAATCGATTGAAAATATTTATACTATTTGCGCAATGGATTGCGTAGTTCTAGTACATTTGTTCATCTAGTTCTCTTTCCCACCCAGCCTTGCTGCTTAAGCGGCCAACAAAATACCCGGTTTCCTGCGAAGGGAACCGGGTATTTTATTTTTCAGCCCAGAAATTATTTGCCAATAAGCAATTTATTTTCAATTACTTATTGACGTACACCTCACCGGCTTTCATCACGAAGCTGGGGTGCATGAGGGTCGTAATGTCTTGGAGCGGATTGCCATCCAGGGCCACTACGTCGGCGAGCTTGCCGGCTTCCAGGGTCCCCAGGTTGGCTGTTTCGTTGAGCAGCGCGGCGGCGTTGAGCGTGGCGCTACGAATGGCTTCGATGGGGGGCATGCCGGCCTCGGTCATGTAGCCAAATTCCAGCGCGTTCTGGCCGTGGCGGTACACACCCGCGTCGGTGCCGAAGGCTACCCGCACCCCTTCCTTAATGGCCCGGCCGAAGGTGGCCTGAAGCTGCGAGCCAATGCTGAGGGCCTTGGCCGCGATTACGGGCGGGAAATAGCCGGGATGCTGCCGCGTGGTATCGGCCACCGACTTGCCGGCAATG is a window from the Hymenobacter nivis genome containing:
- a CDS encoding peptidylprolyl isomerase, which gives rise to MFPSLRLAPAALAVALLAAACHQAPPPAAAPAARPVVPGPDIAALTDETAPAALLAYGKQYPGSEVLFTTRFGKIRVHLYDDTPIHKANFLLLTRKGVFSETMFNRVVRGFAVQGGQTAGPRTIRLHRYRLPPEFRPGHFHHQGALGMARYDDDENPGRLSSNTDFFFVMGEKLDARQAQAMTPRRLTPAQLRAYATVGGTPSLDGQYTVFGEVTEGQDVVNKISQVPVEPDKWPVQDITMKVEVVK
- a CDS encoding zinc dependent phospholipase C family protein, whose protein sequence is MKKLFLPVVLALLAVGSAGAWGFFGHRLITQVAVYRLPGSMQAFYFRHLPELVRQSTAPDERRNTDPDEASRHFIDMDHYSEDNPFGKVPQDYAAAVEKFSADTLKKYGTVPWAIAENTEKLTNAFREHDTVAIIKYSAELGHYVSDAFVPLHTTINYDGQLTNQAGLHSLWESALPEKYITEYNITYEPASYVKDPLAEAWGTVQRSYGFLTETFDRVSKVEKMMPGPERYTFSHRYGKTQRRYSDAFAAEYEKLVGGMVANRLKLAPTAVASLWLTAWQNGGKPDLNQLMTPNRLSKDEKVRLETELAAAKKNTLAQDHLLLAQRTEKRVENPDEIKAAQEAPAVQAEDVPETPATPDPGAAPAGAPAKATAKATAKATAPVKVKTKSKGPGGTTKTKTTSTAIPW